One Manduca sexta isolate Smith_Timp_Sample1 chromosome 26, JHU_Msex_v1.0, whole genome shotgun sequence genomic region harbors:
- the LOC119190662 gene encoding histone H2A: protein MSGRGKGGKVKGKVKSRSNRAGLQFPVGRIHRLLRNGNYAERVGAGAPVYLAAVMEYLAAEVLELAGNAARDNKKTRIIPRHLQLAIRNDEELNKLLSGVTIAQGGVLPNIQAVLLPKKTEKKA, encoded by the coding sequence ATGTCTGGACGTGGTAAAGGCGGCAAAGTCAAGGGGAAGGTCAAGTCTCGTTCTAACCGTGCCGGACTGCAATTCCCCGTGGGACGTATACATAGACTGTTGCGTAATGGAAATTACGCGGAACGCGTTGGCGCCGGTGCACCTGTTTATCTAGCCGCCGTTATGGAGTACCTAGCCGCTGAAGTTCTAGAGTTGGCAGGAAACGCCGCTAGGGACAACAAGAAAACCAGAATCATACCTAGACATCTTCAATTGGCGATAAGAAACGACGAGGAGTTAAACAAACTTCTCTCCGGTGTGACCATCGCACAGGGCGGCGTGTTGCCGAACATTCAAGCGGTGCTGTTGCCCAAAAAGACCGAGAAGAAGGcttaa
- the LOC119190661 gene encoding histone H2B-like has protein sequence MPPKTSGKAAKKSGKAQKNISKTDKKKKKHKRKESYAIYIYKVLKQVHPDTGISSKAMSIMNSFVNDIFERIAAEASRLAHYNKRSTITSREVQTSVRLLLPGELAKHAVSEGTKAVTKVHQFKVRATS, from the coding sequence atgcCACCCAAGACCAGCGGCAAGGCTGCCAAGAAATCTGGCAAGGCGCAGAAGAACATCTCTAAGACTGACAAGAAAAAGAAGAAGCACAAGAGGAAGGAGAGTTACgcaatttacatttacaaagtgCTCAAGCAGGTCCATCCTGACACCGGAATATCCAGCAAGGCGATGTCGATAATGAACTCGTTTGTGAATGACATTTTCGAACGCATCGCTGCGGAAGCATCTCGTCTGGCGCATTACAACAAGCGCTCCACCATCACATCCAGGGAGGTGCAAACATCTGTACGTCTCCTTCTGCCAGGCGAGCTGGCAAAGCACGCAGTCAGTGAGGGTACCAAAGCTGTCACCAAAGTACACCAGTTCAAAGTGAGAGCTACTAGCTAG